In the Stakelama saccharophila genome, GGGCGCGCCGATACCGCGACCGATCCCGCGCCGCTGACGATGTTCGAAAGCGTCGTTCATTTCAAACCACGCGATCAGTGGCGCGAAGGCATGACGCCTGACAAGCTCGTCGACGCACTCGACGCGGCGGTGAAGGTTCCCGGCATCGCCAACTTCTGGATCCCGCCGATCCGCAATCGGATTGAGATGCTGTCGACCGGCATCAAGAGCCCGATCGGGGTCAAGGTCTCGGGCGCCGAGCTGTCGACGATCGACGGCGTCGCGCAAAAGATCGAAGGCGTCGCGAAATCGGTCCCCGGCGTCACCTCGGCGCTCGCCGATCGGCTGTCCGGCGGACATTATATCGATGTCGATATCGACCGGGCGCGGGCCGGCCGTTACGGGCTTAACATCTCCGACGTGCAATCGATCGTCGCGAGCGCGATCGGCGGGCAGACGATCGGCGAGACGGTCGAAGGGCTGGCCCGCTATCCGATCAGCGTGCGCTATCCGCGCGAAATTCGCGACAGCCTGGAAGAGCTGCGCGCGCTGCCGATCCTCACTCCGTCGCGACAGCAAATCACGCTCGGCAGCGTCGCCGATGTGACGGTAAGTTCGGGGCCGCCGATGCTCCGGAGCGAGAATGGCAGGCCATCGACCTGGATCTATATCGACAGCCGCGGGCGCGACATCGCCTCGGTCGTCGAGGATCTTCAGGACGCGGTTCGTAGCCAGGTGAAGCTGCCGCCGGGCGTCAGCGTGTCCTACACCGGCCAGTTCGAATATCTGAAGCGCGCCGAGCAGCGGATGATGATCGTCGTTCCGGCGACGCTGCTCATCATCTTCGTCCTGCTCTATCTGATCTTCAAGCGGTTCGACGAGGCGCTGCTCGTCATGGCGACGCTGCCGTTCGCGCTGACCGGCGGGCTGTGGCTGCTCTATCTGCTCGGCTACAACCAGTCGGTCGCGACCGCGGTCGGTTTCATAGCGCTTGCCGGCGTCGCGGCCGAGTTCGGCGTGGTGATGCTTGTCTATCTCAAGCAGGCGCTCGCCGACCGTGGCCCCAATCCGAGCATTGCCGAAATTACGACCGCGGTACGCGAAGGGGCGCTGCTGCGGGTGCGGCCCAAGGCAATGACCGTCGCGGTGATTTTGACGGGCCTGCTGCCGATCCTGATAAGCGCGGGAACAGGGTCGGAAGTGATGCGCCGCATCGCGGCGCCCATGATCGGCGGCATGTTCACCGCACCGCTGATCTCAATGCTGGTTATTCCCGCCGGCTATCTGCTGTTGCGCCGCCGGTCAGCCAAGAAAGAACAAGGAGAAACACCATGATGAACTGCGCGAGTGACATGCCGACCGGCATGATGGTGGGAATGGGCATCGTCTGGATCCTCATTCTTGCATGGCTCGTCCTCAGCCTGCTGGCGCTCGTCAAATATCTGCGATCCGGATGACGCCACCGGTTGCGTGCCGGATTGCCGATCCCAAGCCACGAAAGGAACAGCATGATTGGCCGAAGGCAACTGGTCGCGGGAGCGGCGCTGGGCGGGGGCATGATCGTCGCCGGCGTCACGCTGCCCGGTCTGTTCGACGAGTCTCGAACGGCAGTGTCGGGCGGCACCGGCGACCGTAAACCGCTCAACATTCCACCGCTGCTCCCGGGAGTTCAAGCCGGCGGCGCGCGCCAATTCTCGCTACGGCTGCAAAAGGGCGTCAGCGAATTTATCGAGAGGCGGACGACGCCAACCATCGGCATCAACAGCGCCTATCTCGGTCCCACGCTGGAAATGCATGCGGGCGAGCGGGTTCGCATGTCCGTGGTCAACGCGCTCGACGAGCCGGCGACGCTGCACTGGCATGGCTTCAACCTGCCGGCGGCAGCGGACGGCGGACCGCATCAGCCGATCGCACCGGGCGAGACGTGGTCGCCATCGTTTGAAATACGCGAACGCGGCGCGATGTTCTGGTATCATTCGCATATGCACCGCCGAGCGGGACCGCAGGTCTATCACGGGCTGGCGGGTGCGATTTACGTTCGCGACCGCGAAAGCGAGCGCCTCGCGCTTCCAGGCGAGTACGGCGTCGACGACGTTCCCCTCATCCTGCAGGACCGGTCGTTCGGCAGCGCTGGGGAGCTGATCTATTCGCCGTCGATGATGAACAGGATGATGGGCGTCACCGGCGATACGCTACTCGTGAACGGCGGCATCGGCCGGACATTCGATGCCGGCTCGGACCGGTTGCGTCTTCGCCTTCTCAACGGTTCGAACGCGCGCTTCTATCGCCTGTCGTTCAGCGATGGCCGGTCATTCCACCTGATCGGCACCGATGGCGGGCTGCTCGCCGCCGCCTTGCGAACCGACCATGTGATCCTGGCCCCTGCCGAACGCGCTCAGATCATCGTCGATCTTCAGGACGGTTTAGCGGTCAAGCTCCTGGCCGCCGATGCCCGGCGTACAATGATGCGCGGGGGAATGATGGCGCGCGGCGCGGACCGCGGCGAGCGCTTCGTCGCGCTCGACATCCGCCCGGGCGAAGCGAGGAGACGCTGGGGTCCGCTGCCGCGTCGTCTCGTCGATCTCGCACCTCCGGATGCGAGCAAGGCGGTGCGGAAGCGGCGTTTCGTGCTCGACATGCCGATGGGAATGATGCGCGGCGGCGGCTTCACGATCAACGGACGGTCGATGGACATGCAGCGGATCGACGAAGCGGTAACGGTCGGAACCGATGAAATCTGGGAAATCGAGAACGCGTCGATGATGGCGCACCCCTTCCACGTCCACAATGTGCAGTTCCGTGTCCTCGATCGCGACGGCCGGCCCGCATCGGCCGCCGAACTGGGGCTCAAGGATGTCGTCGTCGTTCGCCCCCGCGAGCGCGTGCGCATCCTGGTGCGGTTCGAGGAATACACCGATCGCGATCTGCCCTATATGTATCATTGCCATATCCTCGAGCACGAGGATGCGGGCATGATGGGCCAGTTCGTCGTTAGGGCCTGACAGCCTGCTTGGGTTTGGCCGCCGTCAAATATGCTAAGCCAAGAACCACCGTCAGCAGGCATTCCAAATCCCGATGCCGCTTGCGATAGAGCAGATGAGCGGAAGATCGAACGGTAGAGCAGACCCGAGCAGGCGCTGCCAACTCGCTCCAATGTTCTGGCTGAAGAGGCGAATAGAAACCCAGGCAATGCCCAAGGCGACAGTATTTAGGAGCGTCGCCAAACCTAGCGTCAAAAAAGCTGTTTCCACTGATCTGCAATGCCAAGCGACGACACCGGGAATAGTGAGCGCGATCCCCAAGGGTACAATCTGGCGAAGAAATCCGCTACCCATCGCGACAACCTCCGAACCGGAATGCTACCGAAGCACAGTGCGAATATCTGGACGAAAATATTGTCCGGAGCGGGTGATCTCTTCGGCCCTCGATGACCCGATCAACTTCTCACCTCTCCTCAACACCGTGATGCATCGACTGAAAGACATAGGACGCCGAGCAACTGAGAAGTAGAAACCCCGTCAGCGATTCGACGCCAGCCAGAAACCGTAAATGGCCCACCGGGTATACGTCGCCGAGACCAAGCGTCGTCATGTTGATCAGCGAGAAGTAGAATTGATCCATCGCATCCGGTGGCGAGGATCCAGATAGCGCGCCGAGGCCCAAAAGCCCCCCAAAATAAAACCCTATGGCGAACAACGCCGCGCCGGCCAGATGCAATGCGAGCAACAACGGCAGTAAGCACGCCGTCCTCCGACCATGACCGGAGATGCGCCTGATATGGCGTGCCGTTCCGGCAATCCCCCCGATATGTACAGCGCAAACTATCGCGAAAATCGCGAATGTCAGAATGATAGTGCTCAGCATGTTTCGGCCATGCGAATGCAGATTCCCCAGGTTTCCACCTGCGCTTACGCTCGCCAGGTGTCTTATCCCTCGGCCCGCGAGGGGAACCGGTTGGACAATACGTATTAGAGGTGAAAGCAGGAAGTGATGACAATGAAGCCAATGCAATCCGACGTTGCAGCGCCCCTCGATGCAGCATTCATAAGTGGGGTATGGCAGCGGATCGGCACGATTACCGAACGACAAAGACGGTTGCGCCAAACGGCGTTGAGCGCGCTGTTCCTCGCCATCGCGACGGTTTCTGGGATGGGCATCGCCGGAAGCGATCCCGCCCGGGCACACCCCAGTGCTATCTGGGTAACCGACCATGCCCCCGCTGCGCTACTCGATCTGGAAGGCTGAAGGTGCGGCGCATTGGCCTCGTCCTACTCGTGCTTCTCGCCGTGGCACTCGGCGCACTCGGCGCGCTCGCGGTCGATCGGTGGGCGCCGACTCACAGCACAGCGACCGGTCTCCACAGTTTTGTCCATGAGCGGTTGCGGCTATCGCCCGACCAAGAGGCCGCGCTCGAAACGCTCGAGGCACGGTTCGGCGCGCGGCAGCGCGCGCTCGATCTGCAATTGCAGCAGGCCAATGTCGATCTCGCCCGTGCGATCGAGATCGAAGGGCGCAACGGCCCGCGAGTGAAAGCGGCCGTGGAAATCGTCCATGCCCGTATGGGCGCGCTCCAGGACGCCACGATCGATCACCTGTTCGCGATGCGCGCGATCCTTACGCCGGCGCAGCGCGAGCGGTTCGATGCCCGGGTCACGCAATCGCTCACCAGCCAGCCGGAATGACCCCCGGGGGCGGCGAGACGGAAGCACAAGAGCAGGAGCTTGTTCGACGCGCGAGGGCCGGTGACCGCGCTGCCTATGACCGCCTGATCGCGCGCCATGCGCCGCGCTTGTTGGCCATCGCTCAAGCGACGATGGGCAATCGCGCTGAAGCCGAGGACGCCGCGCAGGAAGCGCTTGCGCAGGCGTGGCTGAAGCTCGACCGTTTCGACGAAACGCGCGCACTAGCTCCCTGGCTGGCACGCGTAACCCTGAACAAGTGCCGCGATCTCCTGCGGCGTCGGCATTGGCGCTTCTTCACCGAAAACCCATTCGATCGGCTCGATCCGGCGAACGAACATGATCGTCCCGATCCCGAGGATCCCGTCGAGTCGATCGAGCGGCGCGACGAGCTCCGCCGTGTACAGGCGCAGATCGCGCGCCTCCCTACGTCCCTTCGCGAGCCATTGATCCTTGTGGCTCACGAGGGTTATTCGCAAGGCGAGGCAGCTGCTATTCTCGGCATTTCGGAAAAGGCGGTGGAGACGCGCATTTACCGGGCGCGTGCCCGGCTTCGCGGCGGCGCACAAAATGTTTGAGGGTTGTCACACCGAGCTCGCGTAGTAGGCGATATGAGCACCGAGACATTCCAGACGCCGTTTGGCCGGCGAGATTTCCTTCGCGCATCGGCACTCGCCGGCAGCGCCTTGCTTTCGTGTCCAGCTTGGGCGCGCGGGGGTGACCTGTCGCAGCCGCTGATCCGTCAGGGTTTCGACGAGGTGAGCGGCGAGACCATCGAACTTCGCGTTGGCCGAGGCCCGCGCCGCGTAGAGGGCCGCGCCGGACGCGGCATCGCAGTCAATGGCAGTGTTCCCGGACCGCTCATTCGGTTGCGCGAAGGTGATCCGGTGACACTCAACATCCATAATGACCTCGACGTCGATACCTCAATTCACTGGCATGGCCTGCTGGTGCCGTTCCAGATGGACGGCGTGCCCGGCGTGAGCTTTCCCGGCATTCCCGCAGGCGGCACATTCAGCGCGGTCTTTCCGGTCCGGCAGTCGGGCACCTATTGGTGGCACAGCCATGCGGGCCTGCAGGAACAGTCGGGCCATTACGGACCCATCGTAGTCGATCCCGCTAGTCCCGATCCAGTCCAAGCGGACCGCGATTATGTTCTCCTGTTGAGCGAATTCTCTTCGCTCGATCCGCATGCGATCATGGCCAAGCTCAAAAAGGGCGAGGATTATTTCAACTACCAGCAGACGAGCTGGACCGACGATTATCCGCTATCGGGCAAGGACCGCCGCATGTGGGCGAAGATGCGGATGATGGCGACCGACATCCTTGACGTGACGGGATCCACCTACACCTATCTCGCCAACGGACACGGCCCGACCGAAGGGATGGAATTCGCGTTCCGGCCCGGCGAGCGCGTGCGAATCCGGATCATCAACGGCTCGGCGATGACGTTCTTCAACGTCAGGCTTCCCGGCCTGCCGATGACGGTGGTCGCCGCCGATGGACAGAATGTGCGGCCCGTCGAGGTGGACGAGCTGCAGATCGGCGTTGCCGAGACCTATGACGTGGTCGTCGAACCCGGTTCGGCGCCCGCCTATACGATCGTCGGCGAAGCGATGGACCGATCGGGCATGGCGGTCGCCACGCTCGCTTCGGCTCCCGGCGCGCGCGCGGCGGTACCGGCGCTTCGCGATCCGCCGCTCCTGACGATGGCCGATATGGGCATGAGCGGCATGGGCGGTATGGACGGCATGAAGATGGGCGATGGCGCCTCTTCGGACATGACCGGAATGGATCACGGCGCGATGGGCCATGCCGGTCAGACGGACCATGGCGACATGGCCGGCACGAGCGGTATGGCGATGGGCGCGTCGCAGGGCGGCGGGGGCATGTCGATGTCGGGCATGTCGATGCGTGACACATCGCTGCTGCCGCCCGACGTCAAAGTCGGGCCCGGCATCGACATGGTCGCGATGAATCCGATCGACCGGATGGGCGATCCCGGCCTCGGGCTCGATAACGTCGATCACCGCGTGCTCGATTACAGGCAGCTCGTCGCGCTCGAACCCGGCGCCGACGACCGCGTGCCGTCGCGCTTCATGGAGATCCATCTGACCGGCAACATGGAACGCTATATGTGGTCGTTCG is a window encoding:
- a CDS encoding potassium channel family protein → MLSTIILTFAIFAIVCAVHIGGIAGTARHIRRISGHGRRTACLLPLLLALHLAGAALFAIGFYFGGLLGLGALSGSSPPDAMDQFYFSLINMTTLGLGDVYPVGHLRFLAGVESLTGFLLLSCSASYVFQSMHHGVEER
- a CDS encoding periplasmic heavy metal sensor, producing MRRIGLVLLVLLAVALGALGALAVDRWAPTHSTATGLHSFVHERLRLSPDQEAALETLEARFGARQRALDLQLQQANVDLARAIEIEGRNGPRVKAAVEIVHARMGALQDATIDHLFAMRAILTPAQRERFDARVTQSLTSQPE
- a CDS encoding copper resistance system multicopper oxidase, with the translated sequence MSTETFQTPFGRRDFLRASALAGSALLSCPAWARGGDLSQPLIRQGFDEVSGETIELRVGRGPRRVEGRAGRGIAVNGSVPGPLIRLREGDPVTLNIHNDLDVDTSIHWHGLLVPFQMDGVPGVSFPGIPAGGTFSAVFPVRQSGTYWWHSHAGLQEQSGHYGPIVVDPASPDPVQADRDYVLLLSEFSSLDPHAIMAKLKKGEDYFNYQQTSWTDDYPLSGKDRRMWAKMRMMATDILDVTGSTYTYLANGHGPTEGMEFAFRPGERVRIRIINGSAMTFFNVRLPGLPMTVVAADGQNVRPVEVDELQIGVAETYDVVVEPGSAPAYTIVGEAMDRSGMAVATLASAPGARAAVPALRDPPLLTMADMGMSGMGGMDGMKMGDGASSDMTGMDHGAMGHAGQTDHGDMAGTSGMAMGASQGGGGMSMSGMSMRDTSLLPPDVKVGPGIDMVAMNPIDRMGDPGLGLDNVDHRVLDYRQLVALEPGADDRVPSRFMEIHLTGNMERYMWSFDGEKFSAVSDHPIRFANDERVRVKLVNDTMMAHPIHLHGHFFELVNGAGHLHQPRKHTVIVQPGGSAQFDLTANEYGDWAFHCHLLYHMHAGMFQVVSVAAPGERA
- a CDS encoding multicopper oxidase family protein → MIGRRQLVAGAALGGGMIVAGVTLPGLFDESRTAVSGGTGDRKPLNIPPLLPGVQAGGARQFSLRLQKGVSEFIERRTTPTIGINSAYLGPTLEMHAGERVRMSVVNALDEPATLHWHGFNLPAAADGGPHQPIAPGETWSPSFEIRERGAMFWYHSHMHRRAGPQVYHGLAGAIYVRDRESERLALPGEYGVDDVPLILQDRSFGSAGELIYSPSMMNRMMGVTGDTLLVNGGIGRTFDAGSDRLRLRLLNGSNARFYRLSFSDGRSFHLIGTDGGLLAAALRTDHVILAPAERAQIIVDLQDGLAVKLLAADARRTMMRGGMMARGADRGERFVALDIRPGEARRRWGPLPRRLVDLAPPDASKAVRKRRFVLDMPMGMMRGGGFTINGRSMDMQRIDEAVTVGTDEIWEIENASMMAHPFHVHNVQFRVLDRDGRPASAAELGLKDVVVVRPRERVRILVRFEEYTDRDLPYMYHCHILEHEDAGMMGQFVVRA
- a CDS encoding RNA polymerase sigma factor is translated as MTPGGGETEAQEQELVRRARAGDRAAYDRLIARHAPRLLAIAQATMGNRAEAEDAAQEALAQAWLKLDRFDETRALAPWLARVTLNKCRDLLRRRHWRFFTENPFDRLDPANEHDRPDPEDPVESIERRDELRRVQAQIARLPTSLREPLILVAHEGYSQGEAAAILGISEKAVETRIYRARARLRGGAQNV